The DNA window GGCGCCGACGCATGGCCGGTGGTGCGCTTCACCCCCACGGCGCACCCGCTCGAGGAGCTGCTGGTCTGCACCGCCAAGGTGCTGGGCGGCGATCTCGCCCTCGAGGCCGAGGAGTTGCGGGAGCGGCCCGCGGCGCTGCTGGAGGCCTTCCGCCGGCTGTCGGAGTCCTCCCCCGGCCCCTCCGGCGCACAGCACCGGGAGCAGGGGCAAGGGCAGGGGCAGGGGATGGAGCCGCCCCCGGTCCGGCTGGTACTGATCGTCGATCAGCTCGAGGAGCTTTTCACCCTCTGCTCCGACGAGGACGAGCGGCACGCCTTCGCCCGCGTGCTGTCGGAGCTGTCCACGTCCGGGCCCGCCGGGGACGGACCTGATCCGGCCGTCGTGGTGCTCGGCGTGCGGGCCGACTTCACCGGCAGCTGTCTGGACCTGCCCGACCTGGCCCCGGCCTTCGCCTCGGGGCTCTTCGTCCTGCCCCCGATGTCCCTGGCGGAGCTCCGGGAGTCGATCACGCGCCCGGCGGAACTCGCCGGGATCACCCTGGAGCCGGGCCTGGTGCCCCTGCTGCTGCGCGACGCCGGTCTGCGCGAGGACGCCCCCGGCCACACGCCCTCCGGGGTGCTGCCGCTGGTCTCCCACGCCCTGATGGCCACCTGGCAGCAGCGCACCGGATCCACCCTGACGGTCGCCGGGTACGAGCGGACCGGCGGCATCCAGGGCGCCATCGCCCGGACCGCCGAGACCGTCTTCGCCCGCCTGTACCCGGCCGAGCAGCGCACGATCCGCCGGGTCCTGGTCCGGCTGGTCCACGTCGCCGACGGCGCGGGCGCGACCCGCCGCCGGATGAACCGGACGGCCCTGCTGGGGCGGCCGGCCGCTCCGGACCGGGCGGCGGCGGCGCTCGACACCTTCGTCCGGGCCCGGCTGGTCACCGTGGACCGCGACACCGTCGAGATCACCCACGAGGCGCTGCTGCACGCCTGGCCTCGGCTGCGCGGCTGGATCCACGCCGACCGGGCCGGTCTGCTGATCCACCAGCAATTGGCGCACGCCGCCGCCGAATGGGAGCGCGAGGACCGCGATCCGTCGGCGCTCTACCGCGGGACCCGGCTGGAGACCGCCCGGGCGTGGGCCGACGAGCTCGACGGCAGGAGCCGGCTCGGCCCGCGCGAGGAGGACTTCCTGCGGGCCAGCCAGGCCGGGGAGGACGCCCGGGAGCGGCAGGGCCGGCGGCAGGTGCGCCTGCGACAGCGGATGCTCGCCACCCTCGTGGTCCTGCTGGTGCTGGCCGTGGGCGCCGGCGGGCTGGCGTACGAGCAGCGCGCGGGCGCGCTCGGCCAGGAACGCGTCGCCCGCTCTCGGGCGCTCGCCCTGCAGTCCGCCTCGCTGGCGGCCGGCCAGCCCGAACGGTCGATGCGGCTCGCCGCGGAGGCCTACGGGACCTCGCCGACGACCGAGGCGCGCGGGGCGCTGCTGAGCACCCAGTCGCAGCCGTTCGTGGCCCGGCTCGGCGGGCACGGCGGTCCGGTGAACGCGGTGGCCTTCGCCCCGGGGAACGGCGAGCTGGCGACGGCCAGTTCGGACGGCACGGTGACCCTGCGGCGGGTGGCCGACCGCCGTACGACGGGGTCCTTCACCTTGCCCGGGCGGGTCCGGGCCGTCGCCTTCAGCCCCGACGGCCGCACCCTCGCGGCCACCTCCACGGACGGCCCGGCCCGGCTGTGGGACGTCGCCGGCCGGCGTACGGCCGCGGTCCTGGGGCCGGACACCACCGGTGCCCGGGCCGTGGCCTTCGCCCCCGACGGGCGGACCCTGGCCGTCGCGGCCCCCGACGGGACCGTCCGGCTGTGGGAGGCCGCCGGGGAACACCGGGCGGTGGCCTCCCTGGAGGGCCACACGCAGCGGGTCAACGCCCTGGCGTACGCGCCGGACGGCCGCACGCTCGTGTCGGCCGGGGCCGACCGGACGGTGCGCCTGTGGGATCCGGTGGGCTTCCGTCCGCTGGCCGTCCTCGCCGGGCACACGGACGAGGTGCTCGGGGCGGCGTTCGCGCCGGACGGGCAGGGCGTCGCCACCGGGGCCGCCGACCGGACCGTACGGCTGTGGGACGTGGCCGGGCGCCGGACGACCGCGACGCTGACGGGGCACAGCGACGACGTCAACGGCGTGGCGTACACACCGGACGGGACGACGGTGGTCAGCGCGGGCGGGGACGGGACGACCCGGCTGTGGGACGTGCGCGCCGCCCGGCTGACGGCGACGCTCGCCGGGCACACCGACTACGTGCTCGGGGTGGCGGTGGACCCGGCCGGGACGCTGCTGGCCACGGCCGGGTTCGACCAGTCGGTGGCGCTGTGGGACCTGCGCGGCCACGTGCTGACCTCGCGGCCGTTCACCGAGGTGTGGCACGCCGCGTTCAGCCCCGACGGGAGACTGCTGGCCACCGCCGAAGCCGATCACGCGGTGCGGCTGTGGGACGTGGCGGAGCGGCGGGTGGCGGCCACGGTCGAGGGGCACACCGAGACCGTGTTCTCGGTGGCCTTCGCACCCGACGGGCGGACCCTGGCCTCGGCCGGCTCCGACGGCACGATCCGGCTGTGGGACCTCGCTGCGCGCGGCCCGGCCGGCACCCTCACCGGCCAGGGCGGCACCGTGTTCTCCGTCGCCTTCGCCCCTGACGGACGGACCCTGGCCTCGGCCGGCTCGGACGGCACGGTACGGCTGTGGGACGTGGCCGCGCGCAGCGCGCTCGCGGTGCTCTCCGGGCACACGGACTTCGCCAACGACGTGGAGTTCAGCCCCGACGGGCTCACCCTGGCGAGCGCCGGGGACGATCTGACGGTGCGGGTGTGGGACGTGGCCGCGCGCCGGCAGCTGGCCGCGCTCACCGGCCATACCGGGGCGGTACGGGGCGTGGCCTTCAGCCCGGACGGCCGGACCCTCGCCAGCAGCGGGAACGACGGGACCGTACGGCTGTGGGACGCCCGCCGCCGGCGGTTCGAGGCGGCGCTCAGCGGCCACACCGGCTCCGCGCGGGGCATCGCCTTCTCGCCCGACGGGCGGACGCTCGCCAGCAGCGGCAACGACCGCACGGTGCGGTTGTGGGAGGTGGCCGGCCGCCGTCCGGTGGCCGCGCTGGCCGGTCACACCAGCGCGGTGTGGGGGGTCTCCTTCTCCCCCGACGGCCGGACGGTGGCGAGCAGCAGCACCGACGGCACCGTACGGCTGTGGAGCGTGGACGTCGGGGCCCGGCTGGCGGAGATCTGCCGGATCTCGCCCGGTCCGGCCTGCGGGCGGGGCCGCTGAGGGCCCCGCCGCCGTCCGGTCCTAGCCGGCGTCGCGGACCGCGACGATGCCGTTGAATACGCCGACGTACGCCGTCCCGTCGGGCCCGAGGGTGATCGGGGCCCAGTTGTTGTCGTACAGCGGACCCGTGCCGGTGAGCCGGCGCCAGCGGCGCTCTCCGGTGCGGAAGTCGACCGCGGTGAGGTACCAGGCGTCGATGCCCCAGGAGTTGGGCTCCTTCTCGTAGAAGTAGAGCAGCCCGTTCGCGGTGGAGAGCTTGGGGACGACGGAGGGTGCGCGGACCGGGCTCTGCCACACCGTGTCGCAGCCGCTGCCGTCGGGGCGGACGTCGATGCGGGACGCGCCGCCGACGACGGACTTGCCCAGCAGAAGGGTGGTGACGTTCTCGTATCCGTAGTTGTTCTCGACGACGATGCTGTTGCCCCAGGTGATCAGGGAGTTGTCGGTGGTGGAGGCGCCCGATCCGAACACCGGCACCTTGCAGACGAGCCGCCGGTCGGCCGGGACGTCGGTGCCCCGCCGGTAGACCAGGACGTTCATCCGGTCGTCGGCGTTGTCGGTGATGGCGACGTAGCCGTCGCCGAAGAGGTCCGGCGTGGTGCCCGAACCCTGGTTCACGGAACCGGGCTTGGCGCCGGCGCCGCGGTCGTAGGCCTGGCGCCATTGCACTTCGGGAGCGCCGTCGGCGGCGGCGCGGAAGCTGTAGAGCGCGTGGTCGGAGACGATGGAGACGCCGTCCTCGGCGACGGAGAAGGAGTTCTGGATCTCCTCGCCGTCCAGCCGGACGGAGCGGATCCGCGAGGTGGCCGGGTCCACGGTGCCGACGCGGCCCTGCCGGGTGACCCACCAGATGAGGCCGTTCCAGTCGGGCATCACGGAGGTGACCGGATCGCAGGTGCCGCTGGGCCGCAGGTTGGTCCAGGTGACGCAGTCGTGCGGCACCTGGCCGGTGAGGTCCCAGTCGTCGTCGACGGTGAACCTCCAGCCGCCCTCGGGGTTCTGGGTGTGGGACAGGCGCAGGATGTGCTGGCGGGAGTCGGCGAGCACGGCCCGGTCCTGGTTGTCCAGGTAGAAGTAGGCGCCGCCCGAGGTGTCCTTGAAGATCTTTGAGAAGTCGAGGGAGGTGATCGCCTCGACCGTCGAGGAGCGCTGCGGGAGCTGGTACTCCGCGAGGGTGGCGAGCGTGCGGGGCTCGAGGAGCTTGACCTTGAACCCGGAGAAGGTGCCGCACACCGTGACGAGCCGGCCGCCCGCGTCGAAGGTGGCGGTGGCGCACTCGCCGCCGAGGGCGGCGATCTTCTCGCTGGTCACCTTCGGGTCCTTGCCGAGCGGCCCGGACCAGGGGGAGGTGGCGCTGCCGGCCGCGTCGGAGTGCATGCCGCTGCGGCCGTTGGGCGCGAGGTGGGGGTGCTGCGGCGGTGCCTCGCCGGGCAGCGGCGCGGGGGCCGCGGGGGCGCCGTCGTAGTTGCTGATCAGGCGGTGGCCGGGGGTCTTGGGTATCCCCTCGGCCTGGGCGGGCGTGACCCCGTACATCACCGTGAACGCGAGGACCGGTGCCACGGCGCAGTGCAGGGCTCTTCGGACCATCCGGACCGCCTCCGCGTCTCTTCAGTGCTGTTGACGTTGCGTCTGATGTCGCGCCGCCGCCAGACGCTAGGTCGCGCGGCCCGAAGAGTCCATGCGGGAGCCGGATGATTCACGAACGCGCAACAGTTCTTGACCTCCCTAGGGCTTGAGGCCGGAAACCACGTCGGCGGTGGCCGTCAGGCCGTCGTGGATGGTCGCCGCCATGCTGCTGCTCGCGAGGTAGAAGCCGAGGAGCACGCAGACGACGGCGTGGGAGAACTTGAGGCCGCCGCTGCGCAGGAAGATCCAGGCGAGGATGAGGAGCAGGACGACCACGGAGAGCGAAATCACCATCGAAACCTCCTTACTCGCCGTCATGGTGGCGCAGGGAGGGGTGCCGTCGGGCGAAAGACGTGTCGGCCGTACGGGTGTTGACCGTCCGTGATGGCCGCTCAGTCCTTGACGATCTCGTTCCAGTGGGTCGTACGGTCGCACCAGCGCTCCAGCAGCACCGGATCGTGGCCGACGGCGAGGAGGCCCGCCCCGGTCTCGGCGCGGTACTCCTCGACCACCCTGACCAGGGCGGCCGTGGTGGAGGCGTCCAGCATCGCGGTCATCTCGTCGCAGACCAGCCAGCGCGGTCGGAGCACCAGGGCCCGGGCCAGGCAGGCGCGTTGCAGCTGGCCGTCGCTGACCTCGTGGGGGCGGCGCGCGAGCAGATCGGCGCCGAGGCCGACACGCCGCGTCAACTCGGCGACGCGCTCTTGCACTTCCTCGCGGCGTCCGGTGGCCCTGAGGGGTTCGGCGACGAGGTCGCGCAGCCGCAGGCGGGGGTCCGCGGAAAGCCGGGGCTGCTGGAAGACGACGCCGACGCAAACGCGCAGGGCGCGCGGGGCCCGGTGGCGGAAGCCCGTCACGGTCTTGCCGTCGAGGGCCACGGTCCCGCGGTCGGGACGGTGCAGCAGGGCGGCGACCCGGGCGAGGGTGGACTTGCCGCAGCCGCTCGGGCCCAGCAGGCCGAGGGATTCGCCCGGGCGCAGGGTCAGGTGCGCCCCGCGGACGACGGGGGCGCGGCGGTCGTAGCCCGCGGTGATGTCCGTGAGCTCAAGCATGGTGGCAGGCCACCCCTTCGGTGAGCAGGGGCAGCCGGGTGCGGCAGTCCCGGTCGGCCGGGGGTCCGCCCGGGGCCGCGAGGGCCGCGAGGGCCGGGGGGAGGGGGCAGCGGGCGGCGAAGGCGCAGCCGGCCGGCAGCGCGCCGAGTTCGGGCGGAGCGCCGGGAACGGGTGTGAAGGCGCGCTCGGGCAGGGCGTCGAGCAGGCCGCGGGCGTAGGGGTGGCGGGGTCCGGGCTTGCCGAAGAAGGTTTTGGCCGGGACCAGTTCCACGATCCGCCCGGCGTACATGACGGCGACGGTGTCGGCGATCCGCTCGGCCGCCGCGAGGTCGTGGGTGATCAGCAGCAGGGCGCGGCCGGTGTCGCGGGTGTGGGCGCGCAGTTCGTCGACGGTGCGGTGGACGAGGTCGCGGTCCAGGCCCGTGGTCGGTTCGTCGGCCAGGAGCAGCGGCGCGTCGCCGACGAGGGCGAGTGCGGTGGCGGCGCGCTGGGCGAGTCCGCCGGAGAGCTGGTGCGGGTGGTGGTCGAGGTGGTCGGCGGGGAAGGCGGCCCGTTCGGCGGCCGCCTCTGCAGCCGCGCGCAGCGCTGCCTTCGGGACTCCGGCGAGCTCCCGGACGGTCTCCTCCAGCTGGGCCCGGATGGTGCGGACCGGGGTGAGGTGCGCGGCCGGGCTCTGCGGGACCAGGCCGATGCGGCGGCCCCGTACGGTCCTGGCCAGGGTCCGCTCGTCGGCGGCGAGCAGGTCCAGGCCGTCGGCGAGGCGCGCGGACCCGGCGGTCTCGGCGTTGCCGGGAAGCAGCCCGAGCAGCGCGGAGGCCAGGACGGACTTGCCGCAGCCGCTCTCGCCGACGAGGGCGAGGCACTGGCCGGGCGCGAGGTCGAAGCGGACGTCGCTGACGGCCTCGACGTGGCGGCCCCCGGGCATCCGGAACCGGACGGAGAGCTCCTCGACGCGGAGCACGGG is part of the Streptomyces subrutilus genome and encodes:
- a CDS encoding helix-turn-helix domain-containing protein — its product is MGDVLGDSDGRPDAGHQYASDDTGTLPFPAQLRRLRMQRGMSLADLARRTHYSKGYLSKIETGAKRVTVDVARRCDEVLRADGELLRMVRETAPPDPAPGEARPEAGACPYRGLPAFTAQDAGWYFGRERATAELVERVFERIGGGPLMLVAPSGAGKSSLLNAGLVPALRRVGGFPMPGADAWPVVRFTPTAHPLEELLVCTAKVLGGDLALEAEELRERPAALLEAFRRLSESSPGPSGAQHREQGQGQGQGMEPPPVRLVLIVDQLEELFTLCSDEDERHAFARVLSELSTSGPAGDGPDPAVVVLGVRADFTGSCLDLPDLAPAFASGLFVLPPMSLAELRESITRPAELAGITLEPGLVPLLLRDAGLREDAPGHTPSGVLPLVSHALMATWQQRTGSTLTVAGYERTGGIQGAIARTAETVFARLYPAEQRTIRRVLVRLVHVADGAGATRRRMNRTALLGRPAAPDRAAAALDTFVRARLVTVDRDTVEITHEALLHAWPRLRGWIHADRAGLLIHQQLAHAAAEWEREDRDPSALYRGTRLETARAWADELDGRSRLGPREEDFLRASQAGEDARERQGRRQVRLRQRMLATLVVLLVLAVGAGGLAYEQRAGALGQERVARSRALALQSASLAAGQPERSMRLAAEAYGTSPTTEARGALLSTQSQPFVARLGGHGGPVNAVAFAPGNGELATASSDGTVTLRRVADRRTTGSFTLPGRVRAVAFSPDGRTLAATSTDGPARLWDVAGRRTAAVLGPDTTGARAVAFAPDGRTLAVAAPDGTVRLWEAAGEHRAVASLEGHTQRVNALAYAPDGRTLVSAGADRTVRLWDPVGFRPLAVLAGHTDEVLGAAFAPDGQGVATGAADRTVRLWDVAGRRTTATLTGHSDDVNGVAYTPDGTTVVSAGGDGTTRLWDVRAARLTATLAGHTDYVLGVAVDPAGTLLATAGFDQSVALWDLRGHVLTSRPFTEVWHAAFSPDGRLLATAEADHAVRLWDVAERRVAATVEGHTETVFSVAFAPDGRTLASAGSDGTIRLWDLAARGPAGTLTGQGGTVFSVAFAPDGRTLASAGSDGTVRLWDVAARSALAVLSGHTDFANDVEFSPDGLTLASAGDDLTVRVWDVAARRQLAALTGHTGAVRGVAFSPDGRTLASSGNDGTVRLWDARRRRFEAALSGHTGSARGIAFSPDGRTLASSGNDRTVRLWEVAGRRPVAALAGHTSAVWGVSFSPDGRTVASSSTDGTVRLWSVDVGARLAEICRISPGPACGRGR
- a CDS encoding ABC transporter ATP-binding protein, translating into MLELTDITAGYDRRAPVVRGAHLTLRPGESLGLLGPSGCGKSTLARVAALLHRPDRGTVALDGKTVTGFRHRAPRALRVCVGVVFQQPRLSADPRLRLRDLVAEPLRATGRREEVQERVAELTRRVGLGADLLARRPHEVSDGQLQRACLARALVLRPRWLVCDEMTAMLDASTTAALVRVVEEYRAETGAGLLAVGHDPVLLERWCDRTTHWNEIVKD
- a CDS encoding ABC transporter ATP-binding protein; amino-acid sequence: MPGGRHVEAVSDVRFDLAPGQCLALVGESGCGKSVLASALLGLLPGNAETAGSARLADGLDLLAADERTLARTVRGRRIGLVPQSPAAHLTPVRTIRAQLEETVRELAGVPKAALRAAAEAAAERAAFPADHLDHHPHQLSGGLAQRAATALALVGDAPLLLADEPTTGLDRDLVHRTVDELRAHTRDTGRALLLITHDLAAAERIADTVAVMYAGRIVELVPAKTFFGKPGPRHPYARGLLDALPERAFTPVPGAPPELGALPAGCAFAARCPLPPALAALAAPGGPPADRDCRTRLPLLTEGVACHHA